Proteins from a single region of Halichoerus grypus chromosome 13, mHalGry1.hap1.1, whole genome shotgun sequence:
- the MBD1 gene encoding methyl-CpG-binding domain protein 1 isoform X35, translating into MAEDWLDCPALGPGWKRREVFRKSGATCGRSDTYYQSPTGDRIRSKVELTRYLGPACDLTLFDFKQGILCYPAPKPQSLAVPSRKRKKPSRPAKTRKRQVGPQKGEVRKEAPRDETKADADTAPASLPAPGCCENCGISFSGDGTRRQRLKTLCKDCRAQRIAFNREQRMFKRVGCGECAACRVTEDCGACSTCLLQLPHDVASGLFCKCEQRRCLRIVERSRGCGVCRGCQTREDCGRCRVCLRPPRPGLRRQWRCVQRRCLRGKRSRRRGGCDSKMAARRRPPRAQPLPPVPPSQPPESPELHPRALAPSPPAEFIYYCVDEDELQPYTNRRQNRKCGACAACLRRMDCGHCDFCCDKPKFGGSNQKRQKCRWRQCLQFAMKRLLPSVWAGSEDGAGPPPPYSRRKRPGSTRRPRLGQILKTSLTTPTARSGRAQTPMKQETGSGFVLPPPGTDLVFLREGASSPVQVPGPAAASTEALLQAVDPGLPPVKQEPLDPEEDKEEESKDDSASDSAPEEEAGGAGTPVITEIFSLGGTRLRDTAVWLPRAGNREGKMDVKCGRRRTLWRARARAGTGEDGLEPMSVSQHLQLR; encoded by the exons ATGGCTGAGGACTGGCTGGACTGCCCAGCCTTGGGCCCTGGCTGGAAGCGCCGTGAGGTCTTTCGAAAGTCAGGTGCCACCTGTGGACGCTCAGACACCTATTACCAGAG CCCCACAGGAGACAGGATCCGAAGCAAAGTTGAGCTGACCCGATACCTGGGCCCTGCGTGCGACCTCACCCTCTTCGACTTCAAACAAGGCATTCTGTGTTATCCAGCCCCCAAG CCCCAGTCCTTAGCTGTCCCTAGCAGGAAGCGGAAGAAGCCTTCACGACCAGCCAAGACTCGGAAACGTCAGGTTGGACCCCAGAAGGGTGAGGTCAGGAAGGAGGCCCCAAGAGATGAGACCAAGGCTGATGCCGACACAGCCCCAGCTTCACTCCCTGCTCCTGG GTGCTGTGAGAACTGTGGAATCAGCTTCTCAGGAGATGGTACCCGAAGACAGCGGCTCAAGACATTATGCAAGGACTGCCGAG cACAGAGAATTGCTTTCAACCGGGAGCAAAGGATGTTTAAG CGTGTGGGCTGCGGGGAGTGCGCGGCCTGCCGGGTAACCGAGGACTGCGGGGCCTGCTCCACCTGCCTTCTGCAGTTGCCCCATGATGTGGCCTCGGGGCTGTTCTGCAAGTGTGAGCAGAGACGGTGCCTCCGGATTGTGGAAAGG AGCCGAGGGTGTGGAGTGTGCCGGGGCTGTCAGACCCGAGAGGACTGTGGCCGTTGTCGAGTCTGCCTTCGCCCTCCCCGCCCTGGTCTCAGGCGCCAGTGGAGGTGTGTCCAGCGGCGCTGCTTACGG GGTAAACGTAGCCGCCGCAGAGGAGGCTGTGACTCCAAGATGGCTGCTCGGCGGCGCCCCCCGCGAGCCCAGCCACTGCCTCCAGTTCCCCCATCACAGCCTCCAGAGTCCCCAGAGCTG CACCCCAGAGCCCTGGCCCCCTCGCCACCTGCCGAGTTCATCTATTACTGTGTAGACGAGGACGAGCTA CAGCCTTACACGAATCGTCGGCAGAACCGCAAGTGTGGGGCCTGTGCAGCCTGCCTACGCCGGATGGACTGTGGCCACTGCGACTTCTGCTGTGACAAGCCCAAATTTGGGGGCAGCAACCAGAAGCGTCAGAAGTGTCGTTGGCGCCAATGCCTGCAGTTTGCCATg AAGCGTCTGCTGCCTAGTGTCTGGGCAGGATCTGAGGATGGGGCAGGGCCGCCCCCACCTTACTCTCGTCGAAAGAGACCTGGCTCTACTCGACGGCCCCGTCTGGGGCAGATACTGAAGACCTCCTTGACCACACCCACAGCCCGATCAGGCCGTGCCCAGACTCCAATGAAACAGGAAACAGGCAGTGGCTTTGTGCTACCCCCACCTGGCACCGACCTTGTGTTCTTACGGGAAGGTGCAAGCAGTCCTGTGCAGGTGCCTGGCCCTGCTGCAGCTTCCACAGAAGCCCTGTTGCAG GCAGTAGACCCAGGCCTGCCACCTGTGAAACAAGAGCCACTGGACCCTGAGGAGGACAAGGAGGAAGAGAGCAAGGATGACTCCGCCTCCGACTCGGCaccagaggaggaggcaggaggggctggcaCACCCGTG ATCACCGAGATTTTCAGCCTGGGTGGAACCCGCCTCCGGGACACAGCAGTCTGGTTGCCAAG GGCAGGCAATCGGGAAGGGAAGATGGATGTAAAGTGTGGGAGACGGAGGACACTTTGGCGCGCACGAGCAAGAGCTGGAACCGGCGAGGATGGCCTAGAACCCATGTCGGTGTCTCAGCACCTCCAACTTCGATGA
- the MBD1 gene encoding methyl-CpG-binding domain protein 1 isoform X38 codes for MAEDWLDCPALGPGWKRREVFRKSGATCGRSDTYYQSPTGDRIRSKVELTRYLGPACDLTLFDFKQGILCYPAPKPQSLAVPSRKRKKPSRPAKTRKRQVGPQKGEVRKEAPRDETKADADTAPASLPAPGCCENCGISFSGDGTRRQRLKTLCKDCRAQRIAFNREQRMFKRVGCGECAACRVTEDCGACSTCLLQLPHDVASGLFCKCEQRRCLRIVERSRGCGVCRGCQTREDCGRCRVCLRPPRPGLRRQWRCVQRRCLRGKRSRRRGGCDSKMAARRRPPRAQPLPPVPPSQPPESPELQPYTNRRQNRKCGACAACLRRMDCGHCDFCCDKPKFGGSNQKRQKCRWRQCLQFAMKRLLPSVWAGSEDGAGPPPPYSRRKRPGSTRRPRLGQILKTSLTTPTARSGRAQTPMKQETGSGFVLPPPGTDLVFLREGASSPVQVPGPAAASTEALLQAVDPGLPPVKQEPLDPEEDKEEESKDDSASDSAPEEEAGGAGTPVITEIFSLGGTRLRDTAVWLPSLQGRQSGREDGCKVWETEDTLARTSKSWNRRGWPRTHVGVSAPPTSMMWVSCRRSWCPSSQS; via the exons ATGGCTGAGGACTGGCTGGACTGCCCAGCCTTGGGCCCTGGCTGGAAGCGCCGTGAGGTCTTTCGAAAGTCAGGTGCCACCTGTGGACGCTCAGACACCTATTACCAGAG CCCCACAGGAGACAGGATCCGAAGCAAAGTTGAGCTGACCCGATACCTGGGCCCTGCGTGCGACCTCACCCTCTTCGACTTCAAACAAGGCATTCTGTGTTATCCAGCCCCCAAG CCCCAGTCCTTAGCTGTCCCTAGCAGGAAGCGGAAGAAGCCTTCACGACCAGCCAAGACTCGGAAACGTCAGGTTGGACCCCAGAAGGGTGAGGTCAGGAAGGAGGCCCCAAGAGATGAGACCAAGGCTGATGCCGACACAGCCCCAGCTTCACTCCCTGCTCCTGG GTGCTGTGAGAACTGTGGAATCAGCTTCTCAGGAGATGGTACCCGAAGACAGCGGCTCAAGACATTATGCAAGGACTGCCGAG cACAGAGAATTGCTTTCAACCGGGAGCAAAGGATGTTTAAG CGTGTGGGCTGCGGGGAGTGCGCGGCCTGCCGGGTAACCGAGGACTGCGGGGCCTGCTCCACCTGCCTTCTGCAGTTGCCCCATGATGTGGCCTCGGGGCTGTTCTGCAAGTGTGAGCAGAGACGGTGCCTCCGGATTGTGGAAAGG AGCCGAGGGTGTGGAGTGTGCCGGGGCTGTCAGACCCGAGAGGACTGTGGCCGTTGTCGAGTCTGCCTTCGCCCTCCCCGCCCTGGTCTCAGGCGCCAGTGGAGGTGTGTCCAGCGGCGCTGCTTACGG GGTAAACGTAGCCGCCGCAGAGGAGGCTGTGACTCCAAGATGGCTGCTCGGCGGCGCCCCCCGCGAGCCCAGCCACTGCCTCCAGTTCCCCCATCACAGCCTCCAGAGTCCCCAGAGCTG CAGCCTTACACGAATCGTCGGCAGAACCGCAAGTGTGGGGCCTGTGCAGCCTGCCTACGCCGGATGGACTGTGGCCACTGCGACTTCTGCTGTGACAAGCCCAAATTTGGGGGCAGCAACCAGAAGCGTCAGAAGTGTCGTTGGCGCCAATGCCTGCAGTTTGCCATg AAGCGTCTGCTGCCTAGTGTCTGGGCAGGATCTGAGGATGGGGCAGGGCCGCCCCCACCTTACTCTCGTCGAAAGAGACCTGGCTCTACTCGACGGCCCCGTCTGGGGCAGATACTGAAGACCTCCTTGACCACACCCACAGCCCGATCAGGCCGTGCCCAGACTCCAATGAAACAGGAAACAGGCAGTGGCTTTGTGCTACCCCCACCTGGCACCGACCTTGTGTTCTTACGGGAAGGTGCAAGCAGTCCTGTGCAGGTGCCTGGCCCTGCTGCAGCTTCCACAGAAGCCCTGTTGCAG GCAGTAGACCCAGGCCTGCCACCTGTGAAACAAGAGCCACTGGACCCTGAGGAGGACAAGGAGGAAGAGAGCAAGGATGACTCCGCCTCCGACTCGGCaccagaggaggaggcaggaggggctggcaCACCCGTG ATCACCGAGATTTTCAGCCTGGGTGGAACCCGCCTCCGGGACACAGCAGTCTGGTTGCCAAG TCTGCAGGGCAGGCAATCGGGAAGGGAAGATGGATGTAAAGTGTGGGAGACGGAGGACACTTTGGCGCGCACGAGCAAGAGCTGGAACCGGCGAGGATGGCCTAGAACCCATGTCGGTGTCTCAGCACCTCCAACTTCGATGATGTGGGTGTCCTGCAGAAGAAGCTGGTGCCCTTCATCACAGAGTTAA
- the MBD1 gene encoding methyl-CpG-binding domain protein 1 isoform X2, producing the protein MAEDWLDCPALGPGWKRREVFRKSGATCGRSDTYYQSPTGDRIRSKVELTRYLGPACDLTLFDFKQGILCYPAPKPQSLAVPSRKRKKPSRPAKTRKRQVGPQKGEVRKEAPRDETKADADTAPASLPAPGCCENCGISFSGDGTRRQRLKTLCKDCRAQRIAFNREQRMFKRVGCGECAACRVTEDCGACSTCLLQLPHDVASGLFCKCEQRRCLRIVERSRGCGVCRGCQTREDCGRCRVCLRPPRPGLRRQWRCVQRRCLRHLAHRLRRHHQRCQRRPPLAVAPPAGKRSRRRGGCDSKMAARRRPPRAQPLPPVPPSQPPESPELHPRALAPSPPAEFIYYCVDEDELQPYTNRRQNRKCGACAACLRRMDCGHCDFCCDKPKFGGSNQKRQKCRWRQCLQFAMKRLLPSVWAGSEDGAGPPPPYSRRKRPGSTRRPRLGQILKTSLTTPTARSGRAQTPMKQETGSGFVLPPPGTDLVFLREGASSPVQVPGPAAASTEALLQEAQCPGLSWVVALPQVKQEKADAQEDWTPGTAILTSPVLLSGCPSKAVDPGLPPVKQEPLDPEEDKEEESKDDSASDSAPEEEAGGAGTPVITEIFSLGGTRLRDTAVWLPSLQGRQSGREDGCKVWETEDTLARTSKSWNRRGWPRTHVGVSAPPTSMMWVSCRRSWCPSSQS; encoded by the exons ATGGCTGAGGACTGGCTGGACTGCCCAGCCTTGGGCCCTGGCTGGAAGCGCCGTGAGGTCTTTCGAAAGTCAGGTGCCACCTGTGGACGCTCAGACACCTATTACCAGAG CCCCACAGGAGACAGGATCCGAAGCAAAGTTGAGCTGACCCGATACCTGGGCCCTGCGTGCGACCTCACCCTCTTCGACTTCAAACAAGGCATTCTGTGTTATCCAGCCCCCAAG CCCCAGTCCTTAGCTGTCCCTAGCAGGAAGCGGAAGAAGCCTTCACGACCAGCCAAGACTCGGAAACGTCAGGTTGGACCCCAGAAGGGTGAGGTCAGGAAGGAGGCCCCAAGAGATGAGACCAAGGCTGATGCCGACACAGCCCCAGCTTCACTCCCTGCTCCTGG GTGCTGTGAGAACTGTGGAATCAGCTTCTCAGGAGATGGTACCCGAAGACAGCGGCTCAAGACATTATGCAAGGACTGCCGAG cACAGAGAATTGCTTTCAACCGGGAGCAAAGGATGTTTAAG CGTGTGGGCTGCGGGGAGTGCGCGGCCTGCCGGGTAACCGAGGACTGCGGGGCCTGCTCCACCTGCCTTCTGCAGTTGCCCCATGATGTGGCCTCGGGGCTGTTCTGCAAGTGTGAGCAGAGACGGTGCCTCCGGATTGTGGAAAGG AGCCGAGGGTGTGGAGTGTGCCGGGGCTGTCAGACCCGAGAGGACTGTGGCCGTTGTCGAGTCTGCCTTCGCCCTCCCCGCCCTGGTCTCAGGCGCCAGTGGAGGTGTGTCCAGCGGCGCTGCTTACGG CACCTTGCCCACCGTCTCCGTCGCCACCATCAGCGATGTCAACGACGCCCTCCCCTagctgtggctccccctgct GGTAAACGTAGCCGCCGCAGAGGAGGCTGTGACTCCAAGATGGCTGCTCGGCGGCGCCCCCCGCGAGCCCAGCCACTGCCTCCAGTTCCCCCATCACAGCCTCCAGAGTCCCCAGAGCTG CACCCCAGAGCCCTGGCCCCCTCGCCACCTGCCGAGTTCATCTATTACTGTGTAGACGAGGACGAGCTA CAGCCTTACACGAATCGTCGGCAGAACCGCAAGTGTGGGGCCTGTGCAGCCTGCCTACGCCGGATGGACTGTGGCCACTGCGACTTCTGCTGTGACAAGCCCAAATTTGGGGGCAGCAACCAGAAGCGTCAGAAGTGTCGTTGGCGCCAATGCCTGCAGTTTGCCATg AAGCGTCTGCTGCCTAGTGTCTGGGCAGGATCTGAGGATGGGGCAGGGCCGCCCCCACCTTACTCTCGTCGAAAGAGACCTGGCTCTACTCGACGGCCCCGTCTGGGGCAGATACTGAAGACCTCCTTGACCACACCCACAGCCCGATCAGGCCGTGCCCAGACTCCAATGAAACAGGAAACAGGCAGTGGCTTTGTGCTACCCCCACCTGGCACCGACCTTGTGTTCTTACGGGAAGGTGCAAGCAGTCCTGTGCAGGTGCCTGGCCCTGCTGCAGCTTCCACAGAAGCCCTGTTGCAG GAGGCCCAGTGCCCTGGCCTGAGTTGGGTTGTGGCCTTACCCCAGGTGAAGCAAGAGAAGGCGGATGCCCAGGAAGACTGGACACCGGGCACAGCCATCCTGACTTCTCCTGTATTGCTGTCTGGCTGCCCCAGCAAG GCAGTAGACCCAGGCCTGCCACCTGTGAAACAAGAGCCACTGGACCCTGAGGAGGACAAGGAGGAAGAGAGCAAGGATGACTCCGCCTCCGACTCGGCaccagaggaggaggcaggaggggctggcaCACCCGTG ATCACCGAGATTTTCAGCCTGGGTGGAACCCGCCTCCGGGACACAGCAGTCTGGTTGCCAAG TCTGCAGGGCAGGCAATCGGGAAGGGAAGATGGATGTAAAGTGTGGGAGACGGAGGACACTTTGGCGCGCACGAGCAAGAGCTGGAACCGGCGAGGATGGCCTAGAACCCATGTCGGTGTCTCAGCACCTCCAACTTCGATGATGTGGGTGTCCTGCAGAAGAAGCTGGTGCCCTTCATCACAGAGTTAA
- the MBD1 gene encoding methyl-CpG-binding domain protein 1 isoform X11 — MAEDWLDCPALGPGWKRREVFRKSGATCGRSDTYYQSPTGDRIRSKVELTRYLGPACDLTLFDFKQGILCYPAPKPQSLAVPSRKRKKPSRPAKTRKRQVGPQKGEVRKEAPRDETKADADTAPASLPAPGCCENCGISFSGDGTRRQRLKTLCKDCRAQRIAFNREQRMFKRVGCGECAACRVTEDCGACSTCLLQLPHDVASGLFCKCEQRRCLRIVERSRGCGVCRGCQTREDCGRCRVCLRPPRPGLRRQWRCVQRRCLRGKRSRRRGGCDSKMAARRRPPRAQPLPPVPPSQPPESPELHPRALAPSPPAEFIYYCVDEDELQPYTNRRQNRKCGACAACLRRMDCGHCDFCCDKPKFGGSNQKRQKCRWRQCLQFAMKRLLPSVWAGSEDGAGPPPPYSRRKRPGSTRRPRLGQILKTSLTTPTARSGRAQTPMKQETGSGFVLPPPGTDLVFLREGASSPVQVPGPAAASTEALLQEAQCPGLSWVVALPQVKQEKADAQEDWTPGTAILTSPVLLSGCPSKAVDPGLPPVKQEPLDPEEDKEEESKDDSASDSAPEEEAGGAGTPVITEIFSLGGTRLRDTAVWLPSLQGRQSGREDGCKVWETEDTLARTSKSWNRRGWPRTHVGVSAPPTSMMWVSCRRSWCPSSQS, encoded by the exons ATGGCTGAGGACTGGCTGGACTGCCCAGCCTTGGGCCCTGGCTGGAAGCGCCGTGAGGTCTTTCGAAAGTCAGGTGCCACCTGTGGACGCTCAGACACCTATTACCAGAG CCCCACAGGAGACAGGATCCGAAGCAAAGTTGAGCTGACCCGATACCTGGGCCCTGCGTGCGACCTCACCCTCTTCGACTTCAAACAAGGCATTCTGTGTTATCCAGCCCCCAAG CCCCAGTCCTTAGCTGTCCCTAGCAGGAAGCGGAAGAAGCCTTCACGACCAGCCAAGACTCGGAAACGTCAGGTTGGACCCCAGAAGGGTGAGGTCAGGAAGGAGGCCCCAAGAGATGAGACCAAGGCTGATGCCGACACAGCCCCAGCTTCACTCCCTGCTCCTGG GTGCTGTGAGAACTGTGGAATCAGCTTCTCAGGAGATGGTACCCGAAGACAGCGGCTCAAGACATTATGCAAGGACTGCCGAG cACAGAGAATTGCTTTCAACCGGGAGCAAAGGATGTTTAAG CGTGTGGGCTGCGGGGAGTGCGCGGCCTGCCGGGTAACCGAGGACTGCGGGGCCTGCTCCACCTGCCTTCTGCAGTTGCCCCATGATGTGGCCTCGGGGCTGTTCTGCAAGTGTGAGCAGAGACGGTGCCTCCGGATTGTGGAAAGG AGCCGAGGGTGTGGAGTGTGCCGGGGCTGTCAGACCCGAGAGGACTGTGGCCGTTGTCGAGTCTGCCTTCGCCCTCCCCGCCCTGGTCTCAGGCGCCAGTGGAGGTGTGTCCAGCGGCGCTGCTTACGG GGTAAACGTAGCCGCCGCAGAGGAGGCTGTGACTCCAAGATGGCTGCTCGGCGGCGCCCCCCGCGAGCCCAGCCACTGCCTCCAGTTCCCCCATCACAGCCTCCAGAGTCCCCAGAGCTG CACCCCAGAGCCCTGGCCCCCTCGCCACCTGCCGAGTTCATCTATTACTGTGTAGACGAGGACGAGCTA CAGCCTTACACGAATCGTCGGCAGAACCGCAAGTGTGGGGCCTGTGCAGCCTGCCTACGCCGGATGGACTGTGGCCACTGCGACTTCTGCTGTGACAAGCCCAAATTTGGGGGCAGCAACCAGAAGCGTCAGAAGTGTCGTTGGCGCCAATGCCTGCAGTTTGCCATg AAGCGTCTGCTGCCTAGTGTCTGGGCAGGATCTGAGGATGGGGCAGGGCCGCCCCCACCTTACTCTCGTCGAAAGAGACCTGGCTCTACTCGACGGCCCCGTCTGGGGCAGATACTGAAGACCTCCTTGACCACACCCACAGCCCGATCAGGCCGTGCCCAGACTCCAATGAAACAGGAAACAGGCAGTGGCTTTGTGCTACCCCCACCTGGCACCGACCTTGTGTTCTTACGGGAAGGTGCAAGCAGTCCTGTGCAGGTGCCTGGCCCTGCTGCAGCTTCCACAGAAGCCCTGTTGCAG GAGGCCCAGTGCCCTGGCCTGAGTTGGGTTGTGGCCTTACCCCAGGTGAAGCAAGAGAAGGCGGATGCCCAGGAAGACTGGACACCGGGCACAGCCATCCTGACTTCTCCTGTATTGCTGTCTGGCTGCCCCAGCAAG GCAGTAGACCCAGGCCTGCCACCTGTGAAACAAGAGCCACTGGACCCTGAGGAGGACAAGGAGGAAGAGAGCAAGGATGACTCCGCCTCCGACTCGGCaccagaggaggaggcaggaggggctggcaCACCCGTG ATCACCGAGATTTTCAGCCTGGGTGGAACCCGCCTCCGGGACACAGCAGTCTGGTTGCCAAG TCTGCAGGGCAGGCAATCGGGAAGGGAAGATGGATGTAAAGTGTGGGAGACGGAGGACACTTTGGCGCGCACGAGCAAGAGCTGGAACCGGCGAGGATGGCCTAGAACCCATGTCGGTGTCTCAGCACCTCCAACTTCGATGATGTGGGTGTCCTGCAGAAGAAGCTGGTGCCCTTCATCACAGAGTTAA